The following nucleotide sequence is from Benincasa hispida cultivar B227 unplaced genomic scaffold, ASM972705v1 Contig548, whole genome shotgun sequence.
tAATCGGGCGGGGACGAAGAATGGGGCGGCCGGGgccggggaatgcattccccgtccctGCCCCCGTTTAGCTCACGGAGAATTTTTTTCCCCACTCCCTCCCTCATTCCGAGGAATCTCGTCCCGTTCATGGCGGACCCTGCAGGCCTGTCTCTATGGGGAGATTAGACATctctataatataaaatttttaatcgTACATTAAACAACTGTCTTGTTTTACTTATATTGATTTTATACCGGTAAAGTTTTTAGTTGAGCTCAACAATTACGATAGAGGATTACAAGATGCTTCAAATATCAATACCTTGAAAGATGCCATTAGACTATTGTGCACTATTAAATCGATGTCTCTATGGAATTTTCGGATTAATAAACGTTGGagggttgattttttttcctctctctccatttttcttttctaattatacattcaaacgtaaATTTTATAGGGTCAAGATCTATTTTGGACACATCCATTCAACAATGTTACAGATGTTCCATCTTTGAATTTAATTGTTCGACCGCAACTACATCATATACTACAATTTGAAGATTTAAAAGTCCTTTCTCTTAGGGCTATACAAAAGTgtacaaatatataaatatgtggtttaaatcctattttggtaTCTAAATCTCGTTCTATTTTGatcattaaactttaaaaaaaggtCAATTTTAGTTCCTGAACTTTTAGCGAGTGCTTATTTTGGTTCACACTATTAACATTTTGTTAACTATTAAACATAATTGTGAGATGACTTGTATTTTTGGATGAATAAGTTGGTCAtgctaaaaaaaatctaaggtttcaattttgaatcgGGTGGTAAAGTGATTTTCTATAAGAGATTTAAGTCATTTTGCGTTCAGGATTTTTGCTGTTCATTATTTTGGCATGTTGGTcattgatattttacttcaacTTTATCTTACTCAACCCATGTTATATGCAATTTCATCGTTGAACagattttatgtttaaagaGTTAACATATCTTAACAACAGAGAccaaaataatcactttttaaaagtttagggactaaaataaaACGTATTTTAAAGGTAAGGACCAAAATGGAACAAGATTTAAAGGAGAAAGAACATATATGCACCAAGAAAAATCACAAATAAAAGAACATAAAATTAAACCGCTGGGTttaaaggagaaagaagataATAAGTACAATTCATATATGCACCAAACTCATGGCCTAATCATTGGTGTTTTGGATCATAGTTTGGATCGAGCTTGAGTTGAGCTTGGGCTGACCCAATAGATTAACCAActgaatattaattatttaaaaatatatagatatattttagtttttcttaaggaaatgttattaaaattgtttaaatgatattttatttaattaattttatatttttattacttttttctagataaaattattgatattgaagggattgaatcccaaacGAAAGCGTGTGATTGCCTTGCAATTTTGTTTtcgattttacataaacaaaatacgaTATAAACATAATAACATAATGaataaacaatcaaaattagCATGCATTTAAGAGAATAAGAGAGGGAAGAGCTAAAACTTATCTTTGTAGTTTCCCAGGTTATTCACGATTCCCTCTTCGTCTTCTCCGGAACATTTAAATGTGTGGTctccaagacttggaagaggaagaagtagtagagaaaagaaagagattTTGAGAAAAGTATTAGGAGACTAAGATTCAGAATTCCTAATTCAATTGTGTCACAAACATAAGTCATGAAGACCTATTTATAGAGAGAAGAGGTGACTCATCTTTTCTAATCTTTCCTATTTCTGCTCtagttataatttaattaaataacttttatttaattaattagtccaataattaaacaattatatatatcaaatccaatttgatatatataattaattaataaatatataaacatcacatgtttatttatctctacttctaaaaaatcaattaattaattaattaattaaccatcaATCGATCAATTAAACgtctatattaaatcatatttaatataaaattaatcaatatataattatcacatatttatatgtatacatctctttaatatttgaatcttatttagatatttttctctcttaattataaatcacatcTATAAAAGaaccatattatattcatgattatacaattaatttgaataattcaaaccatttctcttatatatatatgcttTAGTGAACTAACAAGGGGacattatggacctacaaattagaaactccaatgatataagattaattaattaaactttttaattaaattaatcaatttgcATTAAttaccggtcactccactaaagaccgttAGCTCCAGTCTTCGCATTGATTTATTTTTGTATCCAGGATATAATCTAAGTCGACCTTTCgcaattgctcataactatagctaggtcaaaatgtCGTTTTaaccctgtagttacatctaatttcttaaataCCATCGATCCCAATAataaacaaacagtttatagtccttataaactaacacctctcgggcgAGGTTGAtgcctcaatgttcaagacccgaaatcagctatTAATggggcaatttatctactttccctaaggttaggaaatgagtgaattatatcttgtatagttgtgttcctagctccctacttagacaaatctccaaaatggtaagcttgttgattCGGCTAAcaaggccactctcactcatacaaattaaagaattgccctcatagacaagagttcacaactcactcaggattaaggtcaagtcacccatgctagtgaaatgtaagtctcttttagCAACATTGTTATATAGAgattattcattttgtggtcctgTTTTACACAAACTATTTGTATGGAAtaccccacttgcatgtctccacatgaatgatcaggatcagatcatttgtagtactttataacaattgtaacatctacaaagcatgtcatattcatagtgtcactgggataaggtacccagccttatccatttactatagatcatttaggttattatttaaacgtgatccacctgtacgtctccacataaatgtttaagtttcgtaaaataaccttggatcttaatttattggattgatttaatatagctaaacattaataaaatgcctcttattttattagatatataatttgtctttacaaactacaagatacacttaatttaggacattaactccaatagatattataaagttttatttagtGTTTAATtgccttaaaaaaaattattagtttttacacttaaaaaagaaatttgttagCTTAAAACTAcaatatatctaaatatatatattttttaaaaaaaatctcttttaatatataaatataatatatgaataaatataCACATGCATCCATATTTGAGTTGGTCAAATGATAAGTCCATTGATTCAGCCCGACGAGTCGATCCAAATATGACTCAAACGGAATGATCCATAAGGTAGCCCAATTATCAAAATGATGATCCATATCCAATCCAATGAATAAATAGGTTGGATTATTGTTGGATCGATCAAACGTTGACTTTGGATCGAGTTTGGATCAAATATGGGCCGGACTTGGTCAAGTTTTTAGGTTTAGGATTCTGTTGATGAGACTGAACctttatttcttttcatgtaTGTCATTTGGTTTGTtcacaaatataattaaatattatgagTTATAGCGATggtaacatataattatatgatttaatttgaaTGCAATGGCaggataaaaaataaatatgatgaagatggaattgttTTACAGAAATGTATGGATTTGGaagaattgaaaaaataaatgaaataaagagAAGATTTGATGGGTGCGAGAAATTGAAAGGAAATCAAGAGGCTTTAGCATGAAGTTTATGGGAATTAGTGTCATTATTGGAAGAAGGAAAATTGGtgttttgttgttgttgctgTTGTTGACGCCGTGAAGCACTCAAAAAATTCTTGACCCCACCTGATTTCCCGCGCTGTAATGCCTTTCTTATGCCTTTTCCTTTCCGTTCTTTCTTTCCCATTTCATTCTCTCCTCCCTGTccaaacaaattattttttttttaaggataatTATAATTgatagtattttaaaaaataataactaagtATATTataccatttttaaaaaattataaacataGATAAGTTTatcgatagacttttatcaatgaTATGgttactatttaaatttggccatatttgtaatttttttttttttacattatgttatatctgctaatatttTCGGCGATATTTGCAATTGTCCCTTCTTTTTATTCgtcttttcaaaactaaaaactaaaaattaagactTCGTTCGGTAActactttgtttttgttttttatttttcaaaattaaatctataaatactTTTTGGACTTCTAAATCTCTGGATTTGATatctgtttttatttttgtaatttggtTAAGAATGCAACTCTTCTACTTAAGattgatataaatcataataagaaaattaaagaaaatgggcataatttcgaaaatttaaaaacaaaacacgAAATGGTTACCGAATGAATTttaacttttgatttttctttttttttttaaaaaaattaaacctataaatactcattttaacttttagtttattattttgttatctgTTTTTTAAcgatttgacaattttttttttttaaaaaatacaaatagtCCATTGCTACTAcgataaaatgaaatacaaaattaatcattttttttttttcctttggagagttcaaataaaaaaaaaaaacacgcaaaaagaaaaaagaagctAAAAATGGGAAGTACTACACCTTCTCTTTTTCTGAATTTAGCATTCGTTCATCCGGTGGCCACTTGCAATGATCTCCTTCAAAATCATCTGTgcaaaataaacaaattgatATTAGGGTACtttaaaacaaagaaagaacaagAGACGGAAAAAATCGTCTTATTTGCAAATTCGTAATAAATTTACAAATACGACAATGAATTTTGTTATACCTATCGTAATAATTTCTCAAAGTTTGAGATTGAATGAACTACCTTCGCTTGCCATGCTTCTTGATCTCGACTCGGAGTCAATACAATATTCCCTGAAACTCGGTGATCCTCCTCGACAAATCTCTcgaccatttccatcatttccATCGCCGTCGTCTCCATCGCTACAATCGTCTTCAAATTGTGTTCGAGTTCCCTTCGCCATCTTTGAATCATTGATCATCTCTTTTGATTCTCCTCGTTTGAcatccatcttcatcttcattatcttctcttcTGGTGCTTCCCAATCGGGAGAAGAGCGATCAGGGACGGACGGAGGTCCGTGTTGATGAACCCAAGGCTTGGATTCACCGGTGAAGCAATTGGAAGTGGAATAAGAGAATTTGTTATTGGGATGAGGAGGATTGTGAGAGCAATTTGTTGTTGCTTCGACTACCTCTTTAGGGTCTAACCTTGAGATGCCACAACCCATTGAGAGGAGTCGAAGGAACCGACGACTAAGAAATTGAAGACTTTATTTGTCTTGTCCATTCCAATCTAACACATACAAAAATAACACAAAACACTAAAACCTAAATCGGTTAAAAATGGGATGCTATCTAAATGAGTGATTCAAACTTTTTCCTCACAATTTCTATTGCTTACATCCATGTTTTTAACCATTCCTCCTTACTTTACCCTTCTAAAGTTAGTTAAAGCCGTTGAAATAGACATTTTCCCACCTAAGAAAGAGGAACAACCCATTTCACACCTACCATGTTTTGCTTTTCCCAATTTGATTCGACTATACCTCAactaatattttattcgacatgcAATTGAAATTTCAACAATTACAGACATTTAAAATACGTCTAATAAATACATTGGGTTTGATTTATTTAGATCgaatttggttaaattataagtttagtttctaaattttcaaatttatgtctAAAGAATCtctaaaactttttaaaaaattgtctaATAAGACATTAAACTCACTCTTGTGTCAATAAAGTCCCTAGCATGTTCCaatatctttaaaattaattgatatttagatctaaagttgaaaataaattttatatttaacatAATCTTAGGCTCTATTTagtaaacattttatttttaaaaattaagcctattttctccTTATTTCTTACAATAGTTTGCACTTTCTTATGTACAATGGTTGAAatcttagctaaattctaaaaacaaaaacaagttttccaaaactattttttt
It contains:
- the LOC120069699 gene encoding uncharacterized protein LOC120069699, whose product is MGCGISRLDPKEVVEATTNCSHNPPHPNNKFSYSTSNCFTGESKPWVHQHGPPSVPDRSSPDWEAPEEKIMKMKMDVKRGESKEMINDSKMAKGTRTQFEDDCSDGDDGDGNDGNGREICRGGSPSFREYCIDSESRSRSMASEDDFEGDHCKWPPDERMLNSEKEKGGENEMGKKERKGKGIRKALQRGKSGGVKNFLSASRRQQQQQQQNTNFPSSNNDTNSHKLHAKAS